The following DNA comes from Castor canadensis chromosome 15, mCasCan1.hap1v2, whole genome shotgun sequence.
TGGAGACAAGGTGCCTGGGGAGGCTTTGCCACTTCCTCCCAGGCCCAGCTGCTGCTACTGGAAATAGGTCTCACACTCACCCCCACCTCATTCTAGAGGAAGGAGCTGTGTATGGGTAGCCATTTGCAGGGAGATATTTTAATCAGAAAAACCAGGGTGTGAGCTTTTGGAAGAGAGGTGGGGTTTAAGGATCCACTGGCCTGGAAGGTGAGACCAAAAGCCAGGCCAGACACCCTGCGGGGTGTTACCACCAGGAGCGGCATAACTTAGTAATGGGAAGGCACCTTGGCCATGGTATTCAGATGGCCGAAGCATTCATATCAGCTCTGCAGAACACAGCACTGCCTGCATCCAGAAAAGGGGTGAGTGCAGGGCCTTTGAAGCCAGGGCAGCTGCCTGAgcaggactgaactcagggcaaCACTGCCTTGGGGCCTTTAGGCATGGGCAGTCCCTCAGGGTCTGCTGTGGAGCTGAGGATGGTAGGTAGCACTCACAGCCAGCTGGTTCAGAGCACATTTGGGGGTCCCCTTTCATTCCCCAAGTGCTGTCAAGCCTTGTAGGAGCCATTATTAATGTGGCTTCCAGAGGTGAGGTGTAGGCAGCCCCCCTCCTCCTGCCACCTCTGTGCTTGCCTTCCCTAGAGCCCAGCAATGACTTGAGAGCTGAACACTAAGAAAAGCAGGGAAGACAAAGAAACTGCTCTTGGGTATTCCCTTTGCCAAAAAGTCTAATTGGCACAGCTGACATGTTGTGCACCAGCCCCTGGCTCTTTACCCCCATGCTCCTGGAGAGATGAGAGCAGGCCCTGTCACCAAGGGCCTCCCTGAACATACCACACATCCTCGGTGCCTAGGGACAGCCACAGAAGCAGACATCCTCCGGCCAACCAGCTTGTGCCACGTGCCTGTACGTCCAAGGCTCACAAAGCCTGAGTCCTGTCCTCCGCAGCTTCTCCAGACCCAGGAGATCCCCCCCATTCCCCAAGCATCAGATCTGCAAACAGGACCAAACTTCTTACCCCACACACCTGCAGGAAAACCTTACCAAGAAGCATGACTGCCCCTTCtagtttgcttttccttttccttcctctcttatctccctcccttcttctcttcttccttcaatttcttttttttctagtggtactgggttttgaactcagggcctcccacttgctaggcaggtgctctaccatttgagccacaccctcatccctttttgctttaattttttttttcaggtagggtctcatgctttgcctagggccagccttgGGCTACAATCCTCTTACTATGGCCCCCTGCACATGTAGCTAGGCAGGCCACCATGACTAGCTTATTTGTTTattgaggtcttgctaactttttgctcacaCTTGCCCCAAActtcaatcctccagatctctgtctcctgagtagctgagattacaggtgtgagccaccatgcaaACTCTTCCttcaatttctaaatatttgataCAATTACTTTTAGAGGTCACTAACAAtagcatcaaaataaaaatcacacttGAACTCAGCAGTTCTGTGTCGACACCTTCTATCACTTTCTGTCACTGGTGCTCTTGTGGGTGAACATTGAGACAAGCCATACACAAGGACCCTCCACACAGTGTGTCTGTCATAGCCCAGGATGAGAGATGACCCACAGGCCTGCCAGGAGGTGACAGTGCCTTTAAGCAGGAGAAGGCTGAGCAGCTGTTAGAGTGAGGAGGACAGAGCTCAGTGACCCAGGGGGAGGTCTCCAAATATTAGGTTGCAGAGAAAAGGGCACAAGTATGAATACTATGCTGCTCCTTGTGCAAAAATAAaagggtggggtgggaaggggattAGGCAGCCACTTCAGggttttcattcttaaaaatagATCTGAACGGAATCGTGCAAAATGTCAGCATTTGTAAATTCTGGCTAGGGAGCTCACAATTACTGGTAGACAATTTTCTGTTTCATACTCtgtgtttgaaatattttaaaaacaaaatgtaaatgtgAAGATACTTCATATAAATGCATTTATTCTGGTAATGAAGGACAGCTAACACTTTGACAGTGATCACAGAGGGGAAAATGACTGACAGCACTGCACTTGAAGCCCCAGGTGTGAAGCCAAGGGGCTAGGACTGGAGCCTGGGCAGCTGtactcaccaccaccaccaaactgTGCTGACAGGTCCCAGCAGGTACCAAGAAGCAGGCACCTGAGGATGTGGGCTGGGATGGAGTGAAGCTTACTTTTACTGTACACTTTTCGTGCTATCTTAACCTTACATGCGCACATCACTATTTTTATAAGTGATTTTTGAAAGTTGCGTAAATTCCAGTTTCTGAGAAATAACAGAATCCTAACAGGTGCAGGGCAGGAGTTGGCAACAAGGGACCTCCTCTTGGCAGGTTGAGATACCACTGTCAACCAGAGGCCCCACTGTCCCATCCCTCCACATTTCCATTGTCATAGCCAGGGGGCCATGAGCCCCTCCCTTGCTGTCTTCTATACTGCCCCAGTGAACATGTGCCCCCAGATAGGCAATGGTGATTGATCCAGGGGTACCTAATGTAAGCCCAGCCAATCAGAATCCTTCACTGGGCTTCCTCTAGTGGAACGTCCTCTCCTTCTTGTGTGAGACCCAGAATGCCATGTCTGAGTCCAGAGACGCAGGGTCACAAACCAGTCTCTGCTTCATTCATACATGAGCCTGTCATCTCATCCACCTACCTACCTGCCTGCCTTCCTCCAAGTTCAGCTTGCTGGAGTTGGATCTTGACAGAAGAGGAAGCCGCAACCCCAAGCCAACCAGGGATAACACTCTCTACAGTGGTTAAGGGATCTTGTGGAATCCTAGAACCCAACACTGCCACTACTGTGTGGTCTTGTCAAGGGAGATAGTTAACCTCCCTGAGCTTCCGCTGCCTGCCCCTTATGGTTTCTCAAGGGCTTTATCAACCCAGTCCTGGAGTAAAATGAGTACAGTGACAACTAAAGCTCCCTGCCTTCAGAAGTAACTGCTTTCCAATCACATTAAAACCAAACTTGAGGTTCTGGGAAGAAGGCACCCCACTGGAGAGGCAGCAGCAGGAGGGAGGGTCCTGATTCACTCCCGGCTCCCTCCCAGAATACCCGTGTGACCCAAACCCACATGCTCCCAAGCCATCTGCTCCAGTGGCCTCATAGGACTAAGAGCAGCAAAAGTGGGTCAGGGTCCCACAGCTGACTACATTCCTTGAGTGAACATCACAGCTCCTCCAGGGTCCCCAGCTCCCCCAACCTTTTGTGGCTGAAGATGACACCTCTCCCAGCATCCAGTGCTACCCCAGATTCCGCACTCTCTCAAGAGGCTCTGCCCCGTGTTGTCAGTAACCCCTTGATTAAATGCTCCTCAAATTGCCCATAGTGAGATTGTCAGTGATTCTTTTCCTGGTCTTCCTGGGTTCTGACCAGACAAAACACTGCCCTGTTAAGGACACTGCACCAAGAGCTCAACTCTGGCTATTGTCCCCACTCCCTCCAAGCTTCTGTGCCCCAGTAGGCCTCTTTAAAGTCTGCAGACACAAAACCCCAAGAAAGGACCTCTGTCGATAGGCAAGTGCTATGGGTACCTGACAGAAATCTAGGAGGCACACTGGGTCACACCCAGGCTCAGGGAGCATCCAGAGAAGCAGACCACTGATTTCTGCATGCCAGCAAAGATACCTGAGAACGTATATTTATAGAAAGATATCGATATGGACAGGTGGCATCTACCTATAGATACAAGAAGCTGTTAAGAGAACCACAAAGATGTGTAGGTGTTTGCCACTGGTAAAACATGAGGTTTCCAACCCCTCTGCCACAGCCAACACCACACAACTGCTCCATCTTGGAAAACCATGCCTGTTTATGTGATTGGTTCCCTCTAGCAGTTTAAGGGATAGTTGTTAAACGTGGGTGCATCTTTCAAAAGCAGAGAGAAGGAGGGGCAGGAGCAGGAGAGGTGTTATTTTCATGTGGCTGCATGGCAGAAAAGATGGGGCTGGCTTGGGCCAATGTCATCGTCCCATTGGAAAGGTGGGAAAGAGAAGTCCAGGAAGGATAGCTTAGGTTGGGAcataaaaacacaacaaaacaggGAGGTCGCATATCTGCAGTTCGCTGAAATACCCCGTAGCACATTACAGTCAGTTAAGGGCAAAATCAAACCAGAATTCACTAAGAGGTAGCAGCTGTTTGTCCTCTCCGAGATCATGAGATCTCTGAAGCCAGGCCAGGGAAGAGTGTGCTCCTGAATGGTCTGGGCTGGGGCAGAGCCTAGGCTGACAGCTCCCGTGGCACTGAGAAAAGCAGGCACATCCACATGAAACCACAATCAGGAGTCCCGAGGGAACCTCTGCCATCTACAGGCCCCTTCCAAGCCCACAGTCACTTCTTGGGTGAGTTATGCAGTCCCCacaacatataaataaaagtttagttctgtgtttccatatatctTCTACATGAAGGCTAACTAAATATTAGTGGAGTAAcaataattattaataacaataatcatcataataacaataattaatagAATAATAATGCCTTGGGGCATGGGGAGGGTCCTTCATATGGCGGGTGGGTCTTGGGCAGGGACGGCTCTAGGGCTGGTAGAagtggtggtaatggtggtgatgttcgtggtggtggtggtgttcatGTCTCTGGACCGCTTGCCCAGCCTGGCTCTCGTAGACCACCACTGTGGGCAGCTCCCTCACATGCTCCCGCCCCGCCATGGCACCACCTGTGGCCAGTGGTGCCTGCAGGCCCCGGCATCCTGGCTGGCTCTCCTTGGCTCGGTGCTTGTGTTTCTTGTGCCCGAGGGGAGCCAGGGTGGGAAGGAGGGCTGGGCTGGCAGCCAGATGGGCAGAGGGGGATACTGCAGGGACAGCAGGTGCCAGTGGGGGCTTGCTTCTTGCCCCTCTGGCTACGTGGCCCACACCcacatttttgccctgggccTTAGGGGACCTCACAAAGTGCTTGCTCCCGTCCTGGGTGCCCCGGAGTCGCTGCTGAAGCTCAGAGACCTTGGCGAATGGGGTGTCAAGAAAGTGGAAGGAGCCCGGGTCCGCACCTTGGGGCTTCCGGTGTGGGACGTGGATGGCTTCTGGCTCATGGGAGCGAGATCGAGTGGGGTTGGAGGTGCGAGGGGGCAGTTCTGACTTCTGGGCCATTGAAGGGGAGCCTAGGAACCAATTCAACAGACATTTAATGAGCACCTGCTGTATGCAGGTACTCCACCCCAGAGATGAGCCTGCCCCGAGTTCCGCCAAGACTGATAAAAGCCAGCTCCTCTTTCTCACAGCACCCACCCTCCTTTGCCAGGCTGCCTTGGAGGAAAGTTCTCTGAAGTGGAACTTTCCTGTCTGCTAACTGGGAAGAGCTCGGGCTGAAGTAAGTCTTCAAAAAGAATAGTTCCCCTCCAAGAGTGAGACACGGTAACTACGGTCAGCGGGCTGGAGAAGAATTCTAAGCATATTGATGAAATGCGGCAGGAACCCACAGAGGAATTAAATTCAcatgaggaagggagaaggaagtggAGGCGTGAAATTTAGCAAAAGCTCCATGGCTACGGAGGGCTGACAGACAGCAGCGTTTCCCTTGCCAAAGCAGCCAAGAGAGGTCAAAGTGGCCACAGGTACTAGGGCAGGGATGGGTTGGGGGGACAGGAAGTGATTGTTTTGTCATTCTAAGTCCTCAGATACTATTTGATCTTACTCAATTTTGTATGTGTATTACTTtccttttgaaattgtttttaatgtTACCTCCTCCAAAAAGCATATTTGACCTGTCCAGTAAGAGTTCCATTGTCGCTAGCCCAAGGGGGAGCAGTGGCCACCAGTCAGTCTGGCACTTCCACACCATGTCCCATGCGGGAGTCCCTTACCAGGCCCAAACTGGGAAGTGTAGTTTTCTATTCCCGCAAGATCTAAGTAGTGGTTTCTCCTCTCAATGTTCTCGTCTACGCAGTGGTGGTAGCAGCCAGACTGCTCCAGGTGGCTGTCGCCCTGGAACCTGTGGTAGGGAAGGAAGTGAATGTGTGGGCATCAGCCACCACTATTGGGTTGGGTGGCCAACAGGTTGCTGGAAGCCACTAGGACAAATGCTTGGCCTTTGACTCACTCTCCTCAGGTCCTGGGAGGAGGTGAGGGAATGACCTCTAAAGTCTGGGTCTCCATTTCCCCCCTGCCCAGGGAGATGCAGCCCACTGCCCAGCCTCCTTGGTGCTGCTGGGAAGGATGGGCAGGGACTATGAATGCACCCAAACCAAAGATGAGGTGTTATTGTTCAAAATGTAAGGATGCTCCCAAACCAGGCTTCAAACCACTGTGTCCACTGCAGGCAGGTGGCTGACCCCTGGCCTGGTTCTCCAAAACTGTTAGTTTCAGACTGTAGCATCAAAGCCTGCCCCAGAACCCAACATGGGTCCCTTCGCCATGTGTATGGGAGAGTAGGGATGGAGGGGGCACTGCCAGAGGATTCCTTTCTCCCCTAAAGGATGCTGAactcctgccccacccctcagGGACATCTGCAATCTGATCTACCTCCCAGTCGTCCTCCCCATACCACCCCACTCTCCAGCCAGCCTGAATATCCTGATCCTAGCCCTCTGCCAGCCCACATAGCACCATAGCTGGGCATGCCTTCTCTCTCCCTGGGAAGAGCTGATCCTACTCCACCTAGTCCTGTTGGCACCAGGTGGGAAAACAGATCTTCACATCTGCCGTACCACCCTGACACCATCACTCAAcgcttttctttaaatattctctttctctctctcctctccctccctctttgcaGAAGTGACAAAAGGGGACAGATTAACTACAGCCTCACAAGTTGTCACCCACAGTTCTGAAACCCAAAAGCCTAAAAACAAAGGTTCCTCATAACACAGGCAGCCAAGCCACCCTAAGAGACAGAAGGTCTTTGTCTCATGGGGTGTGAATGTGCACAGTAACAGCAGCATGTTTGGTCCTGGGGCACTGCCCGAACCCCTGTGCATGGGAAATGTGCCAAGGACACCCAACAAATCTGAATCCAAATCACACTGGGGCAGAAGGGTTTTTGCATGGTGGGATGAGGGCCTACaactacttatttttttaaatttaatttgtgaACCTGTATAGCTGAAATGGTTGGCCCCCTACAGATAGCCTGGAACAGAGCCTCTTGCCTGGAATGCTTCAGATGTAGGTACCCAGCTGGTGCTCAATACATGCTCATGGCTGCTATACCTGAGGGGGGCTCGCTGCTTCTTCTCCCAGCTGCGCAGCTCCTCCGCAGGCTTGGTCTCTGCTCGGGGCCTTGTGCTCTGCAGGTCTGAGTCCCACCCCAGAAGCACAAGAAATACCAGATGAGTTGCCTGCTCCAGGCCCATGGCAGCTTCACAACAACTCTGTGGCAGGTCCCCAACTGAGACTAAACAGGTCTCCCAGCTGCCTGTCCTGCTCCCCGCCCCTACCAGACTCCGCAGCTGGCTCCTCACCTGCCGTACCACCCTGTCCACCACAGTCCCTGTGGTGCTCACCATGCCCATTCCCACCTTCATGGCTTTGCCTACGCGGGGCCTTCCATCTGcaattccctccctcctcctcctccctaccCCAGTGCCACTCCTGCCAAAGCCCACTTGTGCACAAAGCAGCTGCCCGTGCCAGCCCaggccctttcctccctcccaggCTGGCTCAAGTTCTTCCTGAAGCGGGTGCCAACTCCATAGCCCTCACCAGTGTGATTGAGAAAGACGCTTTTCTTGCTCTGGCTCCCATCTGGGGCCACGGTAAGCTTCACCCGCAGTGTCTTGCTCGATGTCGGCGAGTGGTTCACGGAGGAATCAACTACCTCGTAGATGGTGTGCAGTAGGCTGGTGATATCCTGCATGGGAGGAAGCAGGTGCTGGCTTGGCTTCAGCCTCAGGGCACTGCCACCACTGCAGCCAAGGGTCTGGCTGATGCTGCAGTGCTGAACACCCCCCTGCTCTTCCAAGAAGGCCCAGGTGGAAATGTGGGTGTGGGAGGTTTATTTGAGGGATCCTAGGAAGCAGGagtgagggagaggaagagaaacctcaaaagaaaaattcaaggaGTGGGTTATGGCCACAAACCATGGGGCTCTCTTAGGGATGGTGCAGAACCTACCCCAAGGAGCACCATTCGCAGGGGAGGGTTAAAAATGACTCTCATCCATCACTATCACTGATGCCCCAGGCTGCTACCTGCACTTCTGTGCTTTCAGGTTATCCTGCAAGGactgagccatggccccagcgaGTGGGGATAGCAACAcctcaaaaggaaaaatggatGTGTCCCTGCTCTGGTCTGAATTGTGCCTCCTGCTATGTTCCTGTGTGGAGGCCCTAACCCCCAAAGTGCCTGTGGTTAGAGTAAGGAGTGATTATGTTGGTGACATAATGGAAGTGGGGCCTAGGATTCACTAGGGATGATGCCCTAACAGGAACAGGGAACTTAGGAACA
Coding sequences within:
- the Nkd1 gene encoding protein naked cuticle homolog 1 isoform X3; its protein translation is MEKSSEPCPASKKQLKFEELQCDVSVEEDSRQEWTFTLYDFDNNGKVTREDITSLLHTIYEVVDSSVNHSPTSSKTLRVKLTVAPDGSQSKKSVFLNHTDLQSTRPRAETKPAEELRSWEKKQRAPLRFQGDSHLEQSGCYHHCVDENIERRNHYLDLAGIENYTSQFGPGSPSMAQKSELPPRTSNPTRSRSHEPEAIHVPHRKPQGADPGSFHFLDTPFAKVSELQQRLRGTQDGSKHFVRSPKAQGKNVGVGHVARGARSKPPLAPAVPAVSPSAHLAASPALLPTLAPLGHKKHKHRAKESQPGCRGLQAPLATGGAMAGREHVRELPTVVVYESQAGQAVQRHEHHHHHEHHHHYHHFYQP
- the Nkd1 gene encoding protein naked cuticle homolog 1 isoform X2; this translates as MGKLHSKPAAVCKRRESPEGDSFAVSAAWARKGIEEWIGRQRCPGGVSGPRQLRLAGTVGRDSRELTGDIFREALSEEEEEDFRLEVALPPEKTDGLGSGDEKRMEKSSEPCPASKKQLKFEELQCDVSVEEDSRQEWTFTLYDFDNNGKVTREDITSLLHTIYEVVDSSVNHSPTSSKTLRVKLTVAPDGSQSKKSVFLNHTDLQSTRPRAETKPAEELRSWEKKQRAPLRFQGDSHLEQSGCYHHCVDENIERRNHYLDLAGIENYTSQFGPGSPSMAQKSELPPRTSNPTRSRSHEPEAIHVPHRKPQGADPGSFHFLDTPFAKVSELQQRLRGTQDGSKHFVRSPKAQGKNVGVGHVARGARSKPPLAPAVPAVSPSAHLAASPALLPTLAPLGHKKHKHRAKESQPGCRGLQAPLATGGAMAGREHVRELPTVVVYESQAGQAVQRHEHHHHHEHHHHYHHFYQP
- the Nkd1 gene encoding protein naked cuticle homolog 1 isoform X1 encodes the protein MLRNHVPKPKVFTWMGEKSLGPPALCPCPCPFPPGRTSQNRTGTWGLEVELTGDIFREALSEEEEEDFRLEVALPPEKTDGLGSGDEKRMEKSSEPCPASKKQLKFEELQCDVSVEEDSRQEWTFTLYDFDNNGKVTREDITSLLHTIYEVVDSSVNHSPTSSKTLRVKLTVAPDGSQSKKSVFLNHTDLQSTRPRAETKPAEELRSWEKKQRAPLRFQGDSHLEQSGCYHHCVDENIERRNHYLDLAGIENYTSQFGPGSPSMAQKSELPPRTSNPTRSRSHEPEAIHVPHRKPQGADPGSFHFLDTPFAKVSELQQRLRGTQDGSKHFVRSPKAQGKNVGVGHVARGARSKPPLAPAVPAVSPSAHLAASPALLPTLAPLGHKKHKHRAKESQPGCRGLQAPLATGGAMAGREHVRELPTVVVYESQAGQAVQRHEHHHHHEHHHHYHHFYQP